From the genome of Vicia villosa cultivar HV-30 ecotype Madison, WI linkage group LG2, Vvil1.0, whole genome shotgun sequence, one region includes:
- the LOC131650522 gene encoding uncharacterized CRM domain-containing protein At3g25440, chloroplastic-like: MFSAASVRGTRHRFSYPFNRHNLFWLCLVEDVPTIASSLTRCFRSFTPYSIHPRTYSTPRHLSKLPPVCSPSAFVSQLGSNVIGSQCNQANRLPSRYTSNSSVELKTQNDVVRFSLYKPGDISSGMKSQNKKVKKSKRAKVNELKFYRLKAKQKMYSPNPEVRIRYKLEKAKRKETWLIEKLRKFDVPKLPTETFDPEILTEEERHYLKRTGEKKKHYVPVGRRGVFGGVVLNMHLHWKNHETVKVICKPCKPGQAQEYAEELARLSKGIVIDIKPSNIIIFYRGKNYVQPKVMSPPDTLSKAKALEKYRYEQSLEHTSQFIEKLEKELEEYHEHVAKFKKGKEDTT; the protein is encoded by the exons ATGTTTTCTGCAGCTTCAGTTAGAGGAACAAGACACAGGTTTTCCTACCCATTCAATAG ACATAACTTATTCTGGCTATGCTTAGTTGAAGATGTTCCGACCATTGCATCATCCCTTACAAGATGTTTTCGATCTTTTACTCCTTATTCCATACATCCAAGAACTTACAGCACACCGAGACATCTTTCAAAACTACCCCCTGTATGTTCTCCATCAGCTTTTGTTTCACAGCTCGGATCAAATGTCATTGGAAGCCAATGTAATCAGGCAAACCGGCTACCTTCCAGATACACAAGTAATTCATCAGTTGAACTGAAGACCCAAAATGATGTTGTACGGTTCTCTCTGTATAAGCCTGGCGATATTAGCTCTGGAATGAAGAGCcagaataaaaaagtgaaaaaatcTAAAAGGGCCAAAGTGAATGAGCTCAAATTTTATCGTTTGAAGGCAAAACAAAAGATGTATTCTCCTAATCCCGAAGTTAGAATTCGCTATAAGCTTGAAAAG GCCAAGCGAAAGGAAACATGGCTGATTGAAAAGCTTAGGAAATTTGATGTTCCGAAGCTCCCAACAGAAACATTTGATCCTGAAATTTTAACTGAGGAGGAGAGGCATTATCTGAAGCGCACTGGAGAGAAAAAGAAACACTATGTTCCAGTTGGGAGACGAGGAGTGTTTGGTGGGGTAGTTCTAAACATGCATCTTCACTGGAAGAATCATGAGACGGTGAAGGTTATATGCAAGCCCTGCAAACCGGGTCAAGCTCAGGAGTATGCCGAAGAGCTGGCTCGACTGAGCAAAGGCATTGTGATTGACATCAAACCtagtaatattataattttttaccgAGGAAAGAACTACGTACAACCCAAAGTGATGTCACCTCCAGATACATTATCAAAAGCGAAG GCCTTGGAGAAATATCGATATGAGCAGTCCCTTGAGCATACTAGCCAGTTCATtgaaaagttggagaaagagcTTGAAGAGTATCATGAGCATGTTGCAAAGTTTAAAAAAGGGAAAGAGGATACAACTTAA